A section of the Pseudanabaena mucicola str. Chao 1806 genome encodes:
- a CDS encoding DNA-directed RNA polymerase subunit omega, translated as MAKRYTIDSSQIIRRVEELINASSNRYRITVQVANRAKLRRYEDDDYDDRMMKPILRAIMEMSDEISQPEILSD; from the coding sequence ATGGCAAAACGATACACTATTGACTCATCGCAAATTATTCGTCGTGTCGAAGAATTGATCAATGCTTCGTCTAACCGTTATCGTATTACTGTCCAAGTAGCAAATCGTGCCAAGCTCAGACGCTATGAAGATGATGATTATGATGATCGGATGATGAAGCCGATCCTCCGCGCCATTATGGAAATGTCTGATGAAATTTCCCAGCCTGAAATTTTAAGTGACTGA
- a CDS encoding glutathione S-transferase family protein, which yields MNIDPLTWAELESLTNFQIDYVNGLTNAQSKLRLFGHSENDVCVTLYRDNHAWCPYCQKVWLWLEEKQIPYRIEKVTMFCYGDKESWYKRKVPSGMLPAIEIDGRLITESDDILIALEQVFGSLGYGMLDPHVIQIRRLERILFRAWCEWLCRPMMSLRQERTNREQFIEVIQKVEEVLGSTSSPYFLDDFGTADVIFTPYVERMNASLYYYKGYSLREENPRMAAWFDAMESRATYRGTQSDFHTHAHDLPPQMGGCWENGEPQMLINKARVDHGSWFGLPDVNYPEPENSREEAIHRVIKHRHNIIRVNPMDDRLLDEALRCALTNMIKGTDCIPPSGSDVALRYLRDRISVPRDMSIYAAKRLREALEKTAVLVGDRQGDPIPFKHRRDQDPANFRN from the coding sequence ATGAATATTGATCCTTTAACTTGGGCAGAACTAGAATCTCTGACGAATTTTCAAATAGATTATGTTAATGGACTTACTAATGCACAGTCGAAGTTGCGCCTATTTGGGCATTCGGAAAATGATGTATGTGTGACGCTCTACCGTGATAACCATGCATGGTGTCCCTACTGTCAAAAAGTTTGGCTGTGGCTAGAAGAGAAACAGATTCCCTATCGCATCGAAAAAGTTACCATGTTTTGCTATGGCGATAAGGAAAGTTGGTACAAAAGGAAAGTCCCATCGGGAATGTTACCTGCGATCGAGATTGATGGACGTTTAATTACTGAAAGTGATGATATTCTAATCGCTTTGGAACAGGTTTTTGGGTCACTTGGTTATGGAATGCTTGATCCTCATGTGATTCAAATTAGGAGATTAGAACGCATTTTATTTAGGGCATGGTGCGAATGGCTCTGCCGTCCGATGATGTCTCTACGTCAAGAACGGACTAATCGTGAGCAATTTATCGAAGTGATCCAAAAAGTGGAAGAGGTTTTAGGTAGTACATCTAGTCCTTACTTTTTGGATGACTTTGGTACTGCCGATGTTATTTTTACGCCTTATGTCGAGCGCATGAATGCTAGTTTGTATTACTACAAAGGTTATTCCCTGCGAGAAGAGAATCCTCGTATGGCGGCATGGTTTGATGCGATGGAAAGTCGTGCTACCTATCGAGGAACTCAGAGCGATTTCCATACCCATGCCCATGATCTACCGCCACAAATGGGAGGTTGCTGGGAAAATGGAGAACCGCAAATGCTGATCAATAAAGCAAGAGTTGATCATGGTTCTTGGTTTGGTTTACCAGATGTTAATTATCCTGAACCCGAAAACTCACGCGAAGAAGCTATCCATCGTGTAATTAAACATCGTCATAATATTATTCGAGTTAATCCTATGGACGATCGCTTATTAGATGAGGCTCTACGTTGTGCTTTGACGAATATGATTAAAGGTACAGATTGCATTCCTCCGTCTGGTTCTGATGTCGCTTTGAGGTATTTACGCGATCGCATTAGTGTACCTCGCGATATGTCTATTTATGCAGCCAAACGTCTACGCGAAGCTTTGGAAAAGACGGCAGTCCTAGTAGGCGATCGGCAAGGTGATCCCATTCCTTTTAAGCATCGTCGTGATCAAGACCCTGCTAACTTCAGAAATTAG
- the cruF gene encoding gamma-carotene 1'-hydroxylase CruF — protein MRRAISAQWFNLGMHLVSMLFGLFGLVFVLPNSSFIESLSEVGLQVFSWGMQNGGASYMIFGAIAAFLYGKKTIGFKRTLAFCIPAIGISVSSELLGTSTGFPFGAYSYLSGLGYKIAGLVPFTIPLSWFYMGFSAFLIATTIMRFGTGWGYRIAAIALGALMLTSWDFVLDPAMSQTPYPFWEWHQAGEFYGMPYQNFFGWFGTGALFMTVTSLIWGKHDQAVLNRQQILIPTIIYAGNFAFALILSFNAGFYVPALLGIVVGAFPLAVLYFTTPKGNDLGTAIANSAINIPVVTLDATPAEKIATR, from the coding sequence ATGAGGCGAGCGATCTCCGCACAATGGTTTAATTTAGGGATGCACCTAGTTTCGATGTTATTTGGGCTATTTGGTCTAGTTTTTGTCTTACCCAATAGTTCCTTTATTGAAAGCTTATCTGAAGTAGGTTTGCAGGTCTTTTCATGGGGAATGCAAAATGGCGGCGCATCCTACATGATCTTTGGAGCGATCGCCGCATTTCTTTATGGTAAGAAAACTATTGGGTTTAAGCGTACACTAGCATTTTGCATCCCTGCGATCGGAATTTCTGTAAGCAGTGAATTACTTGGCACTAGCACAGGTTTTCCCTTTGGTGCATATTCCTATCTAAGCGGTTTAGGTTACAAAATTGCGGGATTAGTACCATTTACGATCCCTCTCTCATGGTTTTATATGGGCTTTTCTGCCTTCTTAATTGCCACAACAATTATGCGCTTTGGTACAGGTTGGGGTTATCGGATTGCCGCGATCGCCCTTGGTGCGTTAATGCTGACATCTTGGGACTTTGTACTTGATCCCGCGATGAGCCAAACTCCATACCCGTTCTGGGAATGGCATCAAGCGGGGGAATTTTATGGAATGCCTTACCAAAATTTCTTTGGTTGGTTTGGTACAGGTGCATTGTTTATGACTGTAACTTCATTAATTTGGGGCAAGCATGATCAAGCAGTCCTAAATCGGCAGCAAATCCTAATTCCAACAATTATCTATGCAGGTAACTTTGCCTTTGCCCTGATCCTCAGCTTTAATGCAGGCTTCTATGTACCTGCATTACTAGGCATTGTGGTTGGGGCGTTTCCTCTAGCTGTTCTTTATTTCACTACACCTAAGGGAAATGATCTAGGGACAGCGATCGCTAACTCTGCAATTAACATACCTGTAGTCACATTAGATGCTACTCCAGCAGAAAAAATTGCTACTCGTTAA
- a CDS encoding hybrid sensor histidine kinase/response regulator encodes MSEHLLNLYDKTIELPNCHALEGCVLVVDDNPTNLSVLVNLLRDVGLRVLVATDGESAIEQIKYVKPDLILLDVMMPGIDGFETCQRLKANIETEKIPIIFMTALSETVDKVRGLSMGAVDYITKPFEHEEVLVRIRTHLMIAKQRQTIELQNIELQSEITERKRAEEALTIFLHAVSHDLRNPVTGLIMVLEHLMQTGNTYENHILLPKTTLERMRQSGDRQLALINSLLESHINDVHGIITHPKPVMISTVIQDSLNDLQGILEKEETEIVLQVPSNLPPVMIDPAHICRVFQNLIANAIKHNPPNLKLTISAQINDENMMLCEVADNGVGMSSEQSEHLFELYAQGKRQNQLNRKSLSLGLGLYICRQIVQAHSGVIGVLGEPNEGSRFWFTLPIA; translated from the coding sequence ATGAGTGAGCACTTGTTAAATCTATACGATAAAACTATCGAACTTCCCAATTGTCATGCGCTAGAAGGCTGTGTCCTAGTTGTAGATGACAATCCCACTAACTTAAGTGTATTAGTAAACTTGCTGCGAGATGTAGGGCTGCGGGTGTTAGTCGCAACTGATGGCGAAAGTGCGATCGAGCAAATTAAATACGTAAAACCAGATTTAATTCTGCTAGATGTGATGATGCCTGGAATTGATGGATTTGAAACTTGCCAACGGCTCAAGGCAAATATTGAAACAGAGAAGATACCCATTATCTTTATGACGGCACTTTCAGAAACAGTAGATAAGGTGCGTGGCTTGTCCATGGGTGCTGTGGACTATATAACAAAGCCTTTTGAGCATGAGGAAGTCCTAGTACGAATTCGTACCCATTTAATGATTGCCAAACAACGTCAAACTATTGAACTACAAAATATTGAACTGCAATCAGAAATTACAGAACGCAAGCGTGCGGAAGAAGCACTCACCATTTTTCTCCATGCAGTTTCCCATGACTTACGCAATCCTGTTACGGGATTGATTATGGTGCTTGAGCATTTGATGCAAACTGGCAATACCTATGAGAATCATATTCTTTTGCCCAAAACAACGCTAGAACGGATGCGCCAAAGTGGCGATCGCCAATTAGCGCTTATTAATTCTCTACTAGAGTCTCATATCAATGATGTCCACGGGATTATAACTCACCCTAAGCCTGTGATGATTAGCACCGTGATTCAAGATTCTCTCAATGATCTCCAGGGAATTCTAGAGAAAGAAGAGACAGAAATAGTGCTTCAAGTTCCATCTAATTTACCTCCCGTGATGATTGATCCTGCTCATATTTGTAGAGTCTTTCAAAATTTGATTGCGAATGCAATTAAACATAATCCACCCAATCTTAAGTTGACCATTTCAGCACAGATTAATGATGAAAATATGATGCTTTGCGAGGTTGCTGATAATGGTGTCGGCATGAGTAGTGAGCAAAGTGAACATCTCTTTGAACTATATGCCCAAGGGAAAAGACAGAATCAACTAAATCGGAAATCGCTAAGTCTTGGTTTAGGGCTGTATATTTGTCGCCAAATAGTCCAAGCTCATAGTGGTGTCATTGGAGTGCTTGGTGAGCCAAATGAAGGATCGCGATTCTGGTTTACTTTGCCGATTGCATAG
- a CDS encoding ABC transporter substrate-binding protein — protein sequence MQQQPRVKRWKTLILLLIISLFSLLLWGCSIKSEVLKDRLVVPIENDIKTFNPILINDAYSGIAISFTLTGLVTENAITKNLDPELAEKWEFQQDGKQLIFTLRPDLKWSDGQPLTADDVLFTFNDIIFNEKIPSGSRDVLRIGRSQTLPKVQKLDDRRISFFMSEPFAPALRTIGGIGILPKHIFAPTLTERPSDQKLQFLETWTLATPVEKLVGNGPYLIQEYRPSERIIYKPNPYYWKKGTPYIDKFVIQIVESPDTALLRFRSGDLDMYRLRGEDYQLLKRFEKRDRYKIYNAGPATGQAFIMFNLNKGRDPKTNQPFVDPIKSKWFNDVSFRRAVAYAINREAMITNLSRGLAQTQNSPISIPSPYFLPPEKGLKVYDYQPEKSKKILIQAGYKYEAEQLLDPQGNPVRFTLMAPTGGRVAMGAQIKNDLEKIGMKVDFNPVDFRIITEKLDNSKQWDATLLGFTGGSEPNSSINLWATDGDSHLFNKGPTGDEKPFVGREIADWEQKIHDLMIKGAQELDETKRKEIYAEYQQLVQEQLPLIHLTISLYLVAVRDRIENVQPSALAGSTGVTGALWNVEQLKLKS from the coding sequence ATGCAGCAGCAACCTAGGGTGAAACGATGGAAAACATTAATATTATTGCTGATTATCAGTCTATTTTCTCTGTTACTTTGGGGCTGTTCCATCAAATCTGAAGTTCTCAAAGACCGTTTGGTAGTCCCGATTGAGAATGACATCAAAACCTTTAATCCGATTCTAATTAATGATGCTTACAGTGGGATTGCGATCAGCTTTACTTTGACTGGGCTAGTTACCGAAAATGCGATTACGAAGAATTTAGATCCTGAACTAGCGGAGAAATGGGAATTTCAACAGGATGGCAAACAACTAATTTTTACACTCCGTCCAGACCTTAAATGGTCAGATGGTCAGCCTCTTACTGCTGATGATGTTCTATTTACTTTTAATGACATTATTTTCAATGAGAAGATCCCTTCTGGCAGTCGTGATGTTTTGCGAATTGGGAGGTCTCAAACTCTGCCGAAAGTTCAGAAGTTAGATGATCGCCGCATTTCTTTCTTCATGAGTGAACCCTTTGCTCCAGCATTGCGAACGATTGGCGGTATCGGGATTTTGCCCAAACATATTTTTGCTCCTACTTTGACCGAACGTCCAAGTGACCAAAAATTACAATTTTTAGAAACTTGGACTCTGGCTACACCTGTTGAAAAGCTCGTGGGCAATGGTCCTTATTTGATTCAGGAATATCGTCCATCGGAACGAATTATCTATAAACCTAATCCTTACTATTGGAAAAAGGGAACTCCCTATATTGATAAATTTGTGATACAGATTGTAGAATCTCCAGATACAGCTTTGTTACGGTTTCGTTCAGGAGATCTGGATATGTACCGTTTGCGAGGGGAAGATTATCAACTTCTGAAACGTTTTGAAAAGCGAGATCGCTACAAAATCTATAATGCGGGTCCTGCAACTGGTCAAGCGTTCATTATGTTTAACTTGAATAAGGGACGAGATCCTAAAACAAATCAACCCTTTGTCGATCCTATAAAGTCTAAATGGTTTAATGATGTCAGTTTCCGTCGTGCTGTAGCCTACGCAATTAATCGTGAAGCAATGATTACAAATTTATCGCGTGGTTTGGCGCAAACGCAAAACTCACCCATTTCTATTCCCAGTCCCTATTTCCTACCACCCGAAAAAGGACTCAAAGTATATGACTATCAACCTGAGAAATCGAAGAAAATTTTAATACAGGCTGGATATAAGTATGAGGCTGAGCAATTGCTAGATCCCCAAGGTAATCCAGTGCGCTTTACCTTGATGGCTCCCACGGGCGGGCGGGTTGCAATGGGTGCACAAATCAAAAACGATCTCGAAAAAATAGGGATGAAAGTAGATTTTAATCCTGTCGACTTTCGGATAATTACGGAGAAACTGGATAACTCCAAACAATGGGATGCAACATTACTGGGCTTTACAGGTGGTTCAGAACCCAATAGTAGTATTAACCTTTGGGCAACCGATGGTGATTCTCATCTTTTTAACAAGGGACCTACGGGTGATGAAAAACCTTTTGTCGGCAGGGAAATAGCTGATTGGGAACAAAAGATCCATGATCTGATGATTAAAGGCGCTCAAGAACTTGATGAAACTAAGCGTAAAGAAATCTATGCTGAATATCAGCAATTGGTACAGGAGCAACTACCACTAATTCATTTAACGATTTCTCTGTATCTGGTAGCTGTACGCGATCGCATAGAAAATGTCCAGCCTTCAGCCCTAGCAGGTAGTACTGGTGTCACAGGTGCACTGTGGAATGTGGAGCAGCTAAAGTTGAAATCCTAA
- a CDS encoding tetratricopeptide repeat protein: protein MEEISADQLASELYQQGVTSFERGNYQQSISLLERARELAIVETNLGGEILVWLANAYDANGRTEDAITICRSLKKHPTNSIRKSARYMLGIFTAIPLSKLQGVVSEVPVLESPDSYQSKPVRSKGLGGANQKPFREVPLEKPSTSNDDSFLWFAIAVTVGFLLFWAWK from the coding sequence ATGGAAGAAATCAGTGCCGATCAACTAGCATCAGAACTTTACCAACAAGGCGTAACCAGCTTTGAGAGGGGCAACTACCAACAATCGATCTCCCTGCTAGAGCGTGCCCGTGAACTGGCAATTGTCGAAACTAACTTAGGTGGTGAAATTTTAGTTTGGCTAGCCAATGCCTATGATGCCAATGGTCGCACTGAAGATGCGATCACTATATGTCGAAGTTTAAAAAAACATCCCACCAATAGTATTCGTAAATCAGCACGCTATATGTTGGGAATTTTTACAGCGATCCCCTTGAGTAAACTGCAGGGTGTCGTCTCCGAGGTTCCTGTCTTGGAATCTCCTGATAGCTACCAATCTAAACCCGTGAGAAGTAAAGGACTAGGTGGTGCCAATCAAAAGCCATTCCGTGAGGTTCCCCTAGAAAAACCATCTACTAGCAATGATGATAGTTTTTTATGGTTTGCGATTGCGGTTACAGTGGGGTTTTTATTGTTTTGGGCATGGAAATAA
- a CDS encoding pentapeptide repeat-containing protein, translating to MGNSEHLAILKQGVANWNLWRLENPEIIPNLSGTNLRRANLREADLSGVNLRWTNLSNANLLGANLSGSDLVKANLREADLYKANLKDAEVSGAHLNKAHLRQACLQRCDLSLANLNGADLTEVSFTCANLSGADLEASELRNADLSETNLSNAILSNVNLANADLRRSDLTNANLEFADLSNANLSDAKLSEANFRNSNLQECDLSNATINQANLSYANLTDAILSNANLSNANLSNTNLKNAILSNAILSNSDLSYSNLEDTILSDAILSNANLSGAALNGAQLISAKLDAAFLIGTNLVKANLRLANLNGVSLSEAKLFGTIMPDGSVQN from the coding sequence ATGGGCAATTCAGAACATTTGGCTATACTGAAGCAAGGGGTAGCGAACTGGAATCTTTGGCGGCTCGAAAATCCTGAAATTATTCCTAATTTAAGTGGTACTAACTTGAGAAGAGCTAATCTCCGTGAGGCAGATTTAAGCGGAGTGAATCTACGTTGGACAAACCTTAGCAATGCAAATTTATTAGGTGCTAATTTGAGTGGCTCTGACCTAGTTAAAGCTAATTTGCGAGAAGCAGACTTGTACAAAGCCAACCTCAAAGATGCAGAAGTTAGTGGCGCTCATTTGAACAAAGCTCACTTACGCCAAGCTTGTTTACAAAGATGTGATTTGAGTTTAGCTAATCTCAATGGAGCTGATCTCACAGAAGTTTCTTTTACATGTGCTAATTTGAGTGGAGCAGATTTAGAAGCGAGTGAGTTAAGAAATGCGGATTTAAGTGAGACCAATCTCAGTAATGCGATTTTGAGTAATGTCAATCTTGCAAATGCAGATTTAAGACGTAGTGATTTAACTAACGCTAATTTGGAATTCGCTGATCTAAGTAATGCAAATTTGTCGGATGCCAAGCTGAGTGAAGCTAACTTCAGAAACTCCAATTTACAAGAATGCGATCTGAGTAATGCCACAATCAATCAAGCTAACTTAAGCTATGCCAATTTGACTGATGCAATTCTCAGTAATGCCAATCTAAGCAATGCTAATTTGAGTAATACTAATCTTAAAAATGCGATTTTGAGTAATGCAATTTTGAGCAATTCCGATTTAAGTTATAGCAATTTAGAAGATACAATTTTAAGTGACGCTATTCTGAGTAATGCTAATTTAAGTGGAGCAGCTTTAAATGGAGCACAGTTAATTTCTGCTAAATTAGATGCGGCTTTTTTAATTGGTACTAATTTAGTAAAGGCAAACTTACGATTAGCTAATCTCAATGGAGTCAGCTTATCCGAAGCAAAATTATTTGGTACAATTATGCCCGATGGTTCTGTTCAGAATTAG
- a CDS encoding response regulator — protein MTAKKVLVIDDSIMIRKMVKSILAGKYDVIEASDGKSGLDAARRAFPDLILLDFVMPKYNGYQTLQAIRRVEGLQNVPVIMISGLKEQVTEHVPEPFTEFDFLEKPFEADVLVSRIQNFLNTEPEQPVSSANSRSSSASAAPAIREAQPVSEETGTQMIINRLIATETLLVQGIENLIQREVVARIKELNTRVDHQEQAIKMLNQRMDKISEQIDHHNKGLMVILRELKNLQAK, from the coding sequence ATGACTGCAAAGAAAGTACTGGTAATTGACGATAGCATCATGATCCGCAAGATGGTCAAAAGCATTTTGGCGGGTAAATATGATGTTATAGAAGCAAGTGACGGTAAATCAGGTTTAGATGCTGCTCGCCGAGCTTTTCCTGACTTGATTTTGCTTGACTTCGTGATGCCCAAATATAATGGCTATCAAACTTTACAAGCAATTCGTCGCGTCGAAGGGTTACAGAATGTTCCTGTAATCATGATTTCAGGACTCAAGGAGCAAGTTACTGAGCATGTTCCTGAGCCATTTACTGAGTTTGATTTTCTGGAGAAGCCGTTTGAAGCTGACGTATTGGTTTCACGTATCCAGAATTTCTTAAATACAGAGCCTGAACAGCCTGTATCGTCTGCAAATTCGAGAAGCTCATCTGCCTCTGCTGCACCTGCAATAAGAGAGGCGCAGCCTGTGAGTGAAGAGACTGGTACGCAAATGATTATCAATCGCCTCATAGCAACCGAAACCTTGTTAGTACAAGGGATCGAAAACTTGATTCAACGTGAGGTAGTGGCGCGAATTAAGGAGTTAAATACAAGGGTTGATCATCAAGAGCAAGCTATTAAGATGCTAAATCAACGTATGGACAAAATTTCTGAGCAAATTGATCATCATAATAAGGGTTTAATGGTGATTCTCAGAGAGTTGAAAAACTTGCAAGCTAAATAA
- a CDS encoding DUF1818 family protein yields the protein MLNFTDQNSAKKLLCGDGWRIGFRSDVDIYKGLVGADSWAIELTEGEFRDFCKLASQLAETMQYMATELSDGEKICCTLETEDICLEVNGYHHAFNLHFQLLTGRRSEGLWDEEAVPFLMEAIAHLLN from the coding sequence ATGTTAAATTTCACGGATCAAAATTCGGCGAAAAAGTTACTGTGTGGTGATGGCTGGAGAATTGGCTTTCGCTCAGATGTGGATATATATAAGGGGCTAGTGGGGGCAGATAGTTGGGCAATCGAGCTAACTGAGGGTGAATTTAGGGATTTTTGTAAATTAGCATCGCAACTCGCGGAGACGATGCAATATATGGCGACTGAGCTATCGGATGGGGAAAAGATTTGCTGCACGCTAGAGACTGAAGATATTTGCCTAGAGGTAAATGGTTATCATCATGCGTTTAATTTACATTTTCAGTTATTGACGGGTCGACGCTCTGAGGGGCTGTGGGATGAGGAAGCCGTGCCTTTTTTGATGGAAGCGATCGCCCATTTGCTAAATTAA
- the ispF gene encoding 2-C-methyl-D-erythritol 2,4-cyclodiphosphate synthase: MNIRIGNGYDLHRLVSDRRLILGGVEIPYEKGLLGHSDADVLTHAIMDAMLGALALGDIGHYFPPSDPKWAGADSIMLLQQVQQLIGSQGWHVNNLDAMVIAEAPKLKPHIKVMRDRLSQAMNLPIDCISIKATTNEGQDAIGQKEAIAVHAVVLLVKGE, encoded by the coding sequence ATGAATATACGCATTGGCAATGGTTATGATCTCCATCGACTCGTCAGCGATCGCCGACTGATCCTTGGTGGTGTCGAGATACCCTATGAGAAAGGACTACTGGGACATAGCGATGCCGATGTATTAACCCATGCGATCATGGATGCTATGCTAGGAGCACTTGCCCTCGGTGATATTGGGCATTATTTTCCACCCTCTGATCCCAAATGGGCAGGAGCCGATAGCATCATGCTATTGCAACAGGTTCAGCAGTTAATTGGCTCACAAGGTTGGCACGTGAATAATCTTGATGCCATGGTAATTGCGGAAGCTCCTAAACTCAAACCCCATATTAAAGTAATGCGTGATCGCCTGTCGCAAGCGATGAATTTACCCATAGATTGCATCAGTATCAAAGCCACTACCAATGAGGGACAGGATGCGATTGGACAAAAGGAGGCGATCGCAGTTCATGCAGTCGTGTTGCTAGTTAAAGGTGAGTAG
- the larE gene encoding ATP-dependent sacrificial sulfur transferase LarE, with protein MLNPALSDKLNRLRLIFNEAAKVLVAYSGGIDSTLVAKVAFDVLGDRALAITANSPSLLPADLAAAKVQAEFIGIKHQIVQTDEMNNPNYTSNPINRCYFCKSELHDTLKPLAKTMGYGYVVDGLNADDLQDYRPGIQAAKERGVRSPLAEVGISKIEVRMLSQYLEMPWWDKPSQPCLSSRFPYGEEITIEKLRRVGNAEQYLRDIGWKGDIRVRSMGNTAKIEVSSDRLGEFINNIDMSQFTQALRDYGFSSITLDLEGFRSGKLNDAIHQLK; from the coding sequence ATGTTAAATCCTGCATTGTCCGACAAACTCAATCGCTTACGTCTTATTTTTAATGAAGCCGCCAAAGTGCTTGTTGCTTACTCTGGTGGCATCGATAGTACCCTTGTTGCCAAAGTTGCCTTTGATGTTTTAGGCGATCGCGCCCTTGCCATTACCGCGAATTCACCATCCCTACTACCTGCGGATCTTGCTGCGGCTAAAGTGCAAGCGGAATTTATCGGTATCAAACATCAAATCGTTCAAACTGATGAGATGAATAATCCTAATTACACCTCTAATCCTATTAATCGTTGCTATTTCTGCAAAAGTGAACTGCATGATACGCTCAAACCCCTTGCCAAAACAATGGGCTATGGCTATGTCGTTGATGGTTTAAATGCTGATGACTTACAGGATTATCGTCCAGGAATTCAGGCTGCAAAGGAGAGGGGAGTGCGATCGCCTCTGGCAGAAGTGGGTATTAGCAAAATTGAAGTCCGCATGTTATCGCAATATCTGGAAATGCCCTGGTGGGATAAGCCTTCACAGCCATGCTTAAGTTCGCGATTTCCCTATGGTGAAGAGATTACGATTGAGAAGTTGCGGCGCGTGGGCAATGCAGAACAGTATTTACGAGATATCGGATGGAAAGGTGATATTAGGGTACGCTCAATGGGAAATACTGCCAAAATTGAAGTATCAAGCGATCGCCTAGGAGAATTCATCAACAATATTGATATGTCTCAATTCACCCAAGCTCTTCGTGACTATGGCTTTAGCTCAATTACCCTAGATTTAGAGGGCTTCCGCAGTGGCAAGCTCAATGATGCGATCCACCAATTAAAGTAA
- a CDS encoding septal ring lytic transglycosylase RlpA family protein, whose translation MLNWNWSYTLSNSVVALAIISSFASHSAQAQTGTQSEVTTTDTSISLQQSSPSAPQSNTIKIGETRSQALTRSKDETIAKIYTHKLNGKNAATVYVRGIPVVTYIESESNSSPTEVSQPISENALNDNASPLRNKSKVKGETKKNSEFVKLPSNEIQSPDDVQTSKPELNNSNSNNSKSAKVTDSPDYLLASSNPVERATAVAAMINQLNRDGLDASKILPAWNNGNYVIKFDDRTVLKFDQQAIFPESQQDKSENVLESANLLRRLLGGANPVSEVANAPKSRATTSVISPTLNSRIVGTMTGMASWYGPGFDGNYSASGEIFNASDLTAAHPSLPFGTLVRVVNMDNGQSVVVRINDRGPYAHGRVIDVSTAAANMIGLISSGVAPVRLEVLSR comes from the coding sequence ATGCTTAATTGGAACTGGAGCTATACTCTCTCTAACTCAGTCGTAGCTCTTGCGATTATCTCAAGTTTTGCTAGCCATAGTGCACAGGCTCAAACAGGAACTCAATCAGAAGTCACTACTACTGATACATCTATTTCTTTACAACAATCTTCGCCATCCGCGCCACAGTCGAATACTATCAAAATAGGCGAAACAAGATCGCAAGCATTAACTAGAAGTAAAGATGAAACGATCGCTAAAATATACACTCATAAGCTCAATGGTAAGAATGCTGCAACCGTATATGTGCGAGGCATCCCTGTAGTTACTTACATTGAATCTGAAAGTAATTCTTCACCAACAGAGGTATCTCAACCAATTTCTGAAAATGCTCTTAATGACAATGCAAGCCCATTAAGGAACAAGAGCAAAGTTAAGGGTGAAACGAAAAAGAACTCGGAGTTTGTGAAGCTTCCTTCTAATGAAATTCAATCACCTGATGACGTACAAACCTCAAAACCTGAACTTAATAACTCTAATTCCAATAATTCTAAGTCAGCAAAAGTAACTGATAGTCCTGATTATCTCTTAGCTTCCTCTAATCCTGTAGAACGTGCAACCGCTGTTGCTGCAATGATTAATCAGCTTAATCGTGATGGATTAGATGCCAGCAAAATTCTTCCTGCTTGGAATAATGGCAACTATGTAATTAAATTTGACGATCGCACAGTTTTAAAGTTTGACCAACAGGCGATTTTCCCTGAGTCTCAGCAAGATAAGTCTGAAAACGTTTTAGAATCAGCCAACCTACTGCGACGCTTGCTTGGTGGTGCAAATCCCGTATCCGAAGTTGCTAACGCCCCCAAGAGTCGCGCAACAACTTCTGTAATCAGTCCAACGTTGAATAGTCGAATTGTTGGCACAATGACAGGAATGGCTTCTTGGTACGGGCCAGGATTTGATGGTAATTACAGTGCTAGTGGTGAAATATTCAATGCGAGTGATTTAACCGCTGCTCATCCTAGCCTGCCATTTGGGACTTTGGTAAGGGTTGTGAATATGGACAATGGTCAGTCAGTAGTAGTACGAATTAATGATCGCGGTCCCTATGCCCATGGTCGCGTGATCGATGTTTCTACAGCCGCAGCAAACATGATTGGCTTAATTTCTTCTGGTGTTGCGCCAGTGCGCCTTGAAGTTCTATCTAGATAA